One window from the genome of Scatophagus argus isolate fScaArg1 chromosome 13, fScaArg1.pri, whole genome shotgun sequence encodes:
- the rab2a gene encoding ras-related protein Rab-2A: MAYAYLFKYIIIGDTGVGKSCLLLQFTDKRFQPVHDLTIGVEFGARMITIDGKQIKLQIWDTAGQESFRSITRSYYRGAAGALLVYDITRRDTFNHLTTWLEDARQHSNSNMVIMLIGNKSDLESRREVKKEEGEAFAREHGLIFMETSAKTASNVEEAFINTAKEIYEKIQEGVFDINNEANGIKIGPQHPPNNSPLSGTHGGQQPGGGCC, translated from the exons ATGGCGTATGCGTACCTCTTCAAATACATCATCATCGGAGACACGG GTGTGGGGAAGTCATGTCTATTACTACAGTTCACAGACAAGAGGTTTCAGCCAGTTCACGACCTCACTATCG gtGTGGAGTTTGGAGCGAGGATGATCACTATAGATGGCAAACAGATCAAACTGCAGATCTGGGATACG gCTGGTCAGGAGTCGTTCCGCTCCATCACCCGGTCTTACTacagaggagcagctggagcGCTGCTAGTCTATGACATCACAAG AAGGGACACCTTCAACCACTTGACGACCTGGTTAGAGGACGCTCGCCAACATTCCAACTCCAATATGGTCATCATGCTTATTGGCAACAAGAG TGACCTGGAGTCAAGGAGAGAggtgaagaaagaagaaggtgaagcatttgccagagaacacGGCCTCATATTCATGGAAACCTCAGCCAAGACTGCTTCTAATGTAGAGGAg gcttTCATCAACACAGCCAAGGAGATCTACGAAAAGATCCAGGAGGGAGTCTTTGATATCAACAATGAG GCTAACGGTATTAAGATTGGACCCCAGCATCCTCCCAACAACTCGCCACTGTCTGGTACCCATGGAGGCCAACAGCctggaggaggctgctgctga